The Roseomonas haemaphysalidis genome segment CGGCCGAATCGCCGGCCGAGCTGGCGGGGCTGCTGGAGGTGCGCGGCGTCGGCATCTTCCAGGGACTGCCGCATGCGGCCTGCGGCCTGCGCCTGGCCGTGCTGCTGGTGGGGCGCGACGAGGTGCCCCGCCTGCCGGAGCCGCGCCAGTTTTCCGCGCTCGGCCACCACCTGCCCCTGCTGGCGCTGCATGCCTTCGACTGCTCGGCGGTGGCCAAGATCGAATTGTCGCTGGGCGTGGCCGAGATGCGCCACACGCTGCGCGCGGGTGCCTTCGCGGCGGCATGAGCAATCTCCCCGACGTGGCCGGCCCGGCGCGGCCGGTGGTGCTGGTGACCGGCCTGTCCGGCGCCGGCAAGGCCTCCATCCTGCGGATGCTGGAGGATCTGGGTTTCGAGACGGTGGACAACCCGCCGCTGTCGGTGCTGGAGGACGTGGTGGCTGAGGGCGACGCCGTGCCCATCGCCGCCGGCGTCGACGTGCGCACCCGGGGCTTCGAGGCGGAGGACCTGCTGACGCTGATGGC includes the following:
- a CDS encoding HPr kinase/phosphorylase, whose product is MLQHGSCASSAGAGVLLLGVPGAGKSDLLLRLMRRGWGLVADDQVLLSAHAGGLAAESPAELAGLLEVRGVGIFQGLPHAACGLRLAVLLVGRDEVPRLPEPRQFSALGHHLPLLALHAFDCSAVAKIELSLGVAEMRHTLRAGAFAAA